In Nerophis ophidion isolate RoL-2023_Sa linkage group LG02, RoL_Noph_v1.0, whole genome shotgun sequence, one DNA window encodes the following:
- the chrna5 gene encoding neuronal acetylcholine receptor subunit alpha-5 isoform X1, with the protein MPRAGGAAASLALLLLLPLLRCCHLCHSLRKKALTRFWRSRLAPPVDVHMLFVRPQLQRVPKLSSYVKAEDKLFKYLFENYQKWVRPVEYLNQTICVKFGLAISLLVDVDEKNQLMTTNVWMKQEWTDMKLRWDPDDYLGITAIRVPSDRIWLPDVVLYDNSDGRFEGTVTKVVVKYDGTITWTPPANYKSACAIDVTFFPFDLQNCSMKFGSWTYDGSQVDIILEDFHVDRQDYFDNGEWEIVKATGSRGIRMDGSASYPTITYFFIIRRLPLFYTLFLIIPCIGLSFLTILVFYLPSNCGEKISLCTSVLVSLTVFLLVIEEIIPSSSKAIPLIGEYLVFTMIFVTLSIVITVFAINVHHRSSSTHHGMAPWVRKIFLHQLPKVLCMRSHVDRYGTAEATRTGRTLGMGMIKDSAAEVNSLSHTRHNIQAALDSIRYITMHVVKENKVREVVQDWKFVAQVLDRIFLWAFLLVSILGSAFLFIPVIYKWASIIVPNYV; encoded by the exons ATGCCGAGAGCTGGGGGGGCAGCCGCTTCTCTCGCACTGCTGCTGCTGTTGCCGCTGCTGCGTTGTTGCCACCTGTGCCACTCACTGC GAAAAAAAGCTTTGACTCGCTTCTGGAGAAGTCGTTTGGCGCCACCTGTTGATGTGCATATGCTATTTGTAAGACCCCAATTACAGC GTGTTCCCAAACTTTCCTCCTATGTAAAAGCAGAAGATAAGCTGTTCAAATACCTCTTTGAGAACTACCAGAAATGGGTTCGCCCCGTGGAATATCTGAATCAGACCATATGCGTGAAGTTTGGTCTGGCCATCTCCCTGCTAGTGGATGTG GATGAAAAGAACCAGCTGATGACTACTAATGTGTGGATGAAACAG GAGTGGACTGACATGAAGCTAAGATGGGACCCTGATGACTATTTGGGCATCACAGCGATACGAGTGCCCTCCGACAGGATATGGCTCCCAGATGTTGTACTGTATGATAA TTCGGATGGTCGTTTCGAGGGTACTGTCACCAAAGTGGTGGTCAAATACGACGGAACCATAACGTGGACACCACCTGCTAATTACAAATCAGCGTGCGCCATCGACGTCACCTTCTTCCCGTTTGACCTGCAGAACTGTTCCATGAAATTTGGCTCGTGGACCTACGATGGGTCACAG GTGGACATCATTTTGGAGGACTTCCATGTAGACAGGCAGGACTATTTTGACAATGGCGAGTGGGAGATTGTGAAGGCCACGGGCAGCCGCGGTATAAGGATGGATGGCAGCGCTTCATATCCCACCATTACCTATTTCTTCATCATCCGCAGGCTGCCTCTTTTCTACACCCTCTTCCTCATCATCCCTTGCATTGGTCTGTCCTTCCTTACAATCCTCGTATTCTATCTACCCTCCAACTGCGGCGAGAAGATCTCCCTCTGCACCTCCGTGCTGGTGTCGCTCACCGTCTTCCTGTTGGTCATCGAGGAAATCATCCCCTCCTCCTCCAAAGCTATCCCGCTCATCGGCGAGTACTTAGTCTTCACCATGATCTTTGTAACGCTCTCCATCGTCATCACCGTCTTTGCCATTAACGTCCACCATCGCTCGTCATCAACACATCACGGCATGGCGCCCTGGGTCAGGAAGATTTTCCTGCATCAGCTGCCGAAGGTTCTGTGCATGCGCAGCCATGTGGACCGCTACGGCACGGCGGAAGCAACACGAACTGGACGAACCCTGGGAATGGGAATGATAAAGGACTCTGCAGCTGAGGTCAACTCTCTCTCCCATACCAGGCACAACATCCAAGCTGCACTGGATTCTATTCGCTACATAACAATGCATGTGGTGAAGGAAAATAAGGTCAGGGAG GTGGTACAGGACTGGAAGTTTGTCGCCCAGGTTCTGGATCGAATATTTCTGTGGGCGTTCTTGCTAGTGTCCATCCTGGGATCAGCTTTCCTATTCATCCCGGTTATCTACAAATGGGCCAGCATCATCGTCCCTAACTATGTCTGA
- the chrna5 gene encoding neuronal acetylcholine receptor subunit alpha-5 isoform X2: protein MPRAGGAAASLALLLLLPLLRCCHLCHSLRVPKLSSYVKAEDKLFKYLFENYQKWVRPVEYLNQTICVKFGLAISLLVDVDEKNQLMTTNVWMKQEWTDMKLRWDPDDYLGITAIRVPSDRIWLPDVVLYDNSDGRFEGTVTKVVVKYDGTITWTPPANYKSACAIDVTFFPFDLQNCSMKFGSWTYDGSQVDIILEDFHVDRQDYFDNGEWEIVKATGSRGIRMDGSASYPTITYFFIIRRLPLFYTLFLIIPCIGLSFLTILVFYLPSNCGEKISLCTSVLVSLTVFLLVIEEIIPSSSKAIPLIGEYLVFTMIFVTLSIVITVFAINVHHRSSSTHHGMAPWVRKIFLHQLPKVLCMRSHVDRYGTAEATRTGRTLGMGMIKDSAAEVNSLSHTRHNIQAALDSIRYITMHVVKENKVREVVQDWKFVAQVLDRIFLWAFLLVSILGSAFLFIPVIYKWASIIVPNYV, encoded by the exons ATGCCGAGAGCTGGGGGGGCAGCCGCTTCTCTCGCACTGCTGCTGCTGTTGCCGCTGCTGCGTTGTTGCCACCTGTGCCACTCACTGC GTGTTCCCAAACTTTCCTCCTATGTAAAAGCAGAAGATAAGCTGTTCAAATACCTCTTTGAGAACTACCAGAAATGGGTTCGCCCCGTGGAATATCTGAATCAGACCATATGCGTGAAGTTTGGTCTGGCCATCTCCCTGCTAGTGGATGTG GATGAAAAGAACCAGCTGATGACTACTAATGTGTGGATGAAACAG GAGTGGACTGACATGAAGCTAAGATGGGACCCTGATGACTATTTGGGCATCACAGCGATACGAGTGCCCTCCGACAGGATATGGCTCCCAGATGTTGTACTGTATGATAA TTCGGATGGTCGTTTCGAGGGTACTGTCACCAAAGTGGTGGTCAAATACGACGGAACCATAACGTGGACACCACCTGCTAATTACAAATCAGCGTGCGCCATCGACGTCACCTTCTTCCCGTTTGACCTGCAGAACTGTTCCATGAAATTTGGCTCGTGGACCTACGATGGGTCACAG GTGGACATCATTTTGGAGGACTTCCATGTAGACAGGCAGGACTATTTTGACAATGGCGAGTGGGAGATTGTGAAGGCCACGGGCAGCCGCGGTATAAGGATGGATGGCAGCGCTTCATATCCCACCATTACCTATTTCTTCATCATCCGCAGGCTGCCTCTTTTCTACACCCTCTTCCTCATCATCCCTTGCATTGGTCTGTCCTTCCTTACAATCCTCGTATTCTATCTACCCTCCAACTGCGGCGAGAAGATCTCCCTCTGCACCTCCGTGCTGGTGTCGCTCACCGTCTTCCTGTTGGTCATCGAGGAAATCATCCCCTCCTCCTCCAAAGCTATCCCGCTCATCGGCGAGTACTTAGTCTTCACCATGATCTTTGTAACGCTCTCCATCGTCATCACCGTCTTTGCCATTAACGTCCACCATCGCTCGTCATCAACACATCACGGCATGGCGCCCTGGGTCAGGAAGATTTTCCTGCATCAGCTGCCGAAGGTTCTGTGCATGCGCAGCCATGTGGACCGCTACGGCACGGCGGAAGCAACACGAACTGGACGAACCCTGGGAATGGGAATGATAAAGGACTCTGCAGCTGAGGTCAACTCTCTCTCCCATACCAGGCACAACATCCAAGCTGCACTGGATTCTATTCGCTACATAACAATGCATGTGGTGAAGGAAAATAAGGTCAGGGAG GTGGTACAGGACTGGAAGTTTGTCGCCCAGGTTCTGGATCGAATATTTCTGTGGGCGTTCTTGCTAGTGTCCATCCTGGGATCAGCTTTCCTATTCATCCCGGTTATCTACAAATGGGCCAGCATCATCGTCCCTAACTATGTCTGA
- the LOC133536959 gene encoding UDP-glucuronosyltransferase 2B13-like isoform X1 → MEVKMPLRGSSVFLLLCIALLSSWRACEGGKILVVPFEGSHWVNMDIMIRALYAQGHSVDVIRTNTSWYIKENLLHYNSITVSGSKGLDSDFVNPILAKILAIERGQSSVMMFASLTVESFQVGFSLHALMSEMARNLLKDEDLMARLKEHQYDLVLTDPAGGAGIILAHALKLPLVYNVRWVTSGEGHLLIAPSPLSYIPMTGSGLSDKMTFFERVKNLVFFSLWKAQFAFFIYPHYQAVCTEFLDSKVDYNDLVQAADLWLMRVDYVFEFPRPTMPNVIYIGGFQCQPAKPLPEHLEEFMQSSGEYGVIFMSLGTFVSELPADLADKIAATFAKLPQKVIWRYKGAKPSTLGNNTLLVDWVPQNDLLGHPKMKLFVAHGGTNGVQEAMYHGVPVVGIPLFFDQYDNLRRLTDRGAAVLVTLASVDKDNKFLKALQDVLSNSSYRTNMQRLSKLHRDQPITSLDNVIFWIEFVIRNKGAAHLRTKSYKLPWYAYYSVDVFFTLFSTVALMILLPLMFLRKHGLNQQKINLN, encoded by the exons ATGGAG GTTAAAATGCCTCTGCGTGGAAGCTCAGTGTTCCTCCTATTATGCATTGCTCTGTTGTCGTCATGGAGAGCTTGCGAGGGTGGCAAGATTTTAGTAGTCCCTTTCGAGGGCAGCCACTGGGTTAATATGGACATCATGATCAGAGCTCTCTATGCTCAAGGACACTCTGTTGATGTGATTCGCACCAACACAAGCTGGTACATCAAGGAGAACTTACTGCACTACAACTCCATCACTGTATCGGGCAGCAAAGGGCTTGACAGTGACTTTGTCAACCCAATCCTGGCAAAGATTTTAGCAATCGAGAGGGGACAGAGCTCTGTTATGATGTTTGCTAGTCTGACGGTTGAGTCGTTCCAGGTGGGTTTTAGCTTGCATGCCCTCATGAGCGAAATGGCGAGAAATTTACTAAAAGATGAAGATTTAATGGCCCGTCTGAAGGAGCATCAGTATGACTTGGTCCTTACTGACCCAGCGGGGGGTGCAGGTATCATCTTGGCTCATGCGCTAAAGCTACCTTTAGTCTACAATGTGCGCTGGGTGACAAGTGGGGAGGGACATCTGTTAATTGCACCGTCTCCTTTGTCTTACATTCCCATGACCGGCTCTGGGTTGTCTGATAAAATGACTTTCTTTGAGAGGGTAAAGAATCTTGTCTTCTTTAGCCTTTGGAAGGCTCAGTTTGCATTTTTTATCTATCCCCATTATCAAGCAGTTTGCACTGAATTCTTGGACTCAAAGGTTGATTACAATGACTTAGTACAAGCAGCAGACCTTTGGCTCATGAGAGTAGATTATGTGTTCGAGTTTCCTCGCCCCACCATGCCCAACGTCATCTATATTGGAGGATTCCAGTGTCAACCTGCCAAACCTCTTCCAGAACACCTGGAGGAGTTCATGCAAAGTTCTGGAGAATATGGAGTCATCTTCATGTCCCTTGGAACCTTTGTAAGCGAACTACCTGCCGACTTAGCCGATAAGATAGCGGCGACTTTTGCCAAGTTGCCTCAGAAGGTCATCTGGAGATATAAAGGTGCCAAACCTTCAACTCTTGGCAACAATACTCTTCTGGTGGACTGGGTGCCACAGAACGACCTCCTTGGACATCCCAAGATGAAACTTTTTGTGGCTCACGGCGGGACAAACGGTGTCCAGGAAGCTATGTATCACGGAGTGCCCGTTGTGGGAATACCTTTGTTTTTCGACCAGTATGACAATTTGAGGCGTCTCACGGACCGAGGGGCAGCAGTGTTGGTCACATTAGCCTCAGTGGACAAAGACAACAAATTCCTGAAGGCCCTGCAGGACGTTCTTTCAAATTCATCCTACAGGACAAACATGCAGAGACTCTCCAAGCTGCACAGAGATCAGCCAATCACATCACTCGACAACGTCATCTTCTGGATCGAGTTTGTCATAAGAAACAAAGGTGCAGCTCACCTGAGGACCAAATCTTACAAGCTGCCCTGGTACGCCTACTACTCTGTGGACGTGTTCTTTACTTTATTTTCAACTGTAGCATTGATGATTCTTCTCCCACTTATGTTTTTGAGGAAACATGGACTAAACCAACAAAAAATAAACTTAAATTGA
- the LOC133536959 gene encoding UDP-glucuronosyltransferase 2B13-like isoform X2, with protein MPLRGSSVFLLLCIALLSSWRACEGGKILVVPFEGSHWVNMDIMIRALYAQGHSVDVIRTNTSWYIKENLLHYNSITVSGSKGLDSDFVNPILAKILAIERGQSSVMMFASLTVESFQVGFSLHALMSEMARNLLKDEDLMARLKEHQYDLVLTDPAGGAGIILAHALKLPLVYNVRWVTSGEGHLLIAPSPLSYIPMTGSGLSDKMTFFERVKNLVFFSLWKAQFAFFIYPHYQAVCTEFLDSKVDYNDLVQAADLWLMRVDYVFEFPRPTMPNVIYIGGFQCQPAKPLPEHLEEFMQSSGEYGVIFMSLGTFVSELPADLADKIAATFAKLPQKVIWRYKGAKPSTLGNNTLLVDWVPQNDLLGHPKMKLFVAHGGTNGVQEAMYHGVPVVGIPLFFDQYDNLRRLTDRGAAVLVTLASVDKDNKFLKALQDVLSNSSYRTNMQRLSKLHRDQPITSLDNVIFWIEFVIRNKGAAHLRTKSYKLPWYAYYSVDVFFTLFSTVALMILLPLMFLRKHGLNQQKINLN; from the coding sequence ATGCCTCTGCGTGGAAGCTCAGTGTTCCTCCTATTATGCATTGCTCTGTTGTCGTCATGGAGAGCTTGCGAGGGTGGCAAGATTTTAGTAGTCCCTTTCGAGGGCAGCCACTGGGTTAATATGGACATCATGATCAGAGCTCTCTATGCTCAAGGACACTCTGTTGATGTGATTCGCACCAACACAAGCTGGTACATCAAGGAGAACTTACTGCACTACAACTCCATCACTGTATCGGGCAGCAAAGGGCTTGACAGTGACTTTGTCAACCCAATCCTGGCAAAGATTTTAGCAATCGAGAGGGGACAGAGCTCTGTTATGATGTTTGCTAGTCTGACGGTTGAGTCGTTCCAGGTGGGTTTTAGCTTGCATGCCCTCATGAGCGAAATGGCGAGAAATTTACTAAAAGATGAAGATTTAATGGCCCGTCTGAAGGAGCATCAGTATGACTTGGTCCTTACTGACCCAGCGGGGGGTGCAGGTATCATCTTGGCTCATGCGCTAAAGCTACCTTTAGTCTACAATGTGCGCTGGGTGACAAGTGGGGAGGGACATCTGTTAATTGCACCGTCTCCTTTGTCTTACATTCCCATGACCGGCTCTGGGTTGTCTGATAAAATGACTTTCTTTGAGAGGGTAAAGAATCTTGTCTTCTTTAGCCTTTGGAAGGCTCAGTTTGCATTTTTTATCTATCCCCATTATCAAGCAGTTTGCACTGAATTCTTGGACTCAAAGGTTGATTACAATGACTTAGTACAAGCAGCAGACCTTTGGCTCATGAGAGTAGATTATGTGTTCGAGTTTCCTCGCCCCACCATGCCCAACGTCATCTATATTGGAGGATTCCAGTGTCAACCTGCCAAACCTCTTCCAGAACACCTGGAGGAGTTCATGCAAAGTTCTGGAGAATATGGAGTCATCTTCATGTCCCTTGGAACCTTTGTAAGCGAACTACCTGCCGACTTAGCCGATAAGATAGCGGCGACTTTTGCCAAGTTGCCTCAGAAGGTCATCTGGAGATATAAAGGTGCCAAACCTTCAACTCTTGGCAACAATACTCTTCTGGTGGACTGGGTGCCACAGAACGACCTCCTTGGACATCCCAAGATGAAACTTTTTGTGGCTCACGGCGGGACAAACGGTGTCCAGGAAGCTATGTATCACGGAGTGCCCGTTGTGGGAATACCTTTGTTTTTCGACCAGTATGACAATTTGAGGCGTCTCACGGACCGAGGGGCAGCAGTGTTGGTCACATTAGCCTCAGTGGACAAAGACAACAAATTCCTGAAGGCCCTGCAGGACGTTCTTTCAAATTCATCCTACAGGACAAACATGCAGAGACTCTCCAAGCTGCACAGAGATCAGCCAATCACATCACTCGACAACGTCATCTTCTGGATCGAGTTTGTCATAAGAAACAAAGGTGCAGCTCACCTGAGGACCAAATCTTACAAGCTGCCCTGGTACGCCTACTACTCTGTGGACGTGTTCTTTACTTTATTTTCAACTGTAGCATTGATGATTCTTCTCCCACTTATGTTTTTGAGGAAACATGGACTAAACCAACAAAAAATAAACTTAAATTGA